In one window of bacterium DNA:
- a CDS encoding UbiD family decarboxylase, producing the protein MSQTIAHGRRTGPYTDLRDWLRAVDEMGELRRVDGASWEEDIGRVAEMLHHTEESPAALFDAVPGYPRGYRVLVNPLGARRRLAFTLGMDPQIGAFDLIDAWEQRLNRIDPVPVKEVPDGPVLENVLEGDAIDLYKFPTPKWHDQDGGRYIGTAVADVTRDPDSQWINFGTYRVMIHDRNRAGLYISPGKHGRLHRDKYFSRGEAMPVLAIVGMDPILFLASCLEIPLGVSEYEWAGAVKGGPVEVIRGRHTGLPLPAHAEIVIEGFVHPNARLMEGPFGEWTGYYASGSREEPVIDVKAIYHRNDPILMGCPPEKPPYEAHHFRKYLRSGLLRKALKDAGVPGITGVYCHPVGGCRLLYIVAIKQMYPGHARQAGLLASQVRAGAYLNRMVVVVDEDIDITDLNDVMWAVLTRADPDGDYEIIRRCWSGPLDPAIHPDHKGFNSRVIIDATRPWEWKERFPVPIGPDPEYKRQTRERWGWLLRGDGPPAAP; encoded by the coding sequence ATGAGCCAAACGATCGCCCACGGCCGGCGGACGGGGCCGTACACCGATCTCCGCGACTGGCTTCGGGCCGTCGACGAGATGGGCGAGCTGCGCCGCGTGGACGGGGCCTCGTGGGAAGAGGACATCGGCCGCGTGGCGGAGATGCTGCACCACACGGAAGAATCACCGGCCGCGCTGTTCGACGCCGTGCCCGGCTACCCGCGCGGCTACCGGGTGCTCGTGAATCCGCTCGGCGCGCGCCGCCGGCTGGCGTTCACGCTGGGGATGGATCCCCAGATCGGCGCCTTCGACTTGATCGACGCGTGGGAGCAGCGGCTCAATCGCATCGATCCGGTGCCGGTCAAGGAAGTGCCGGACGGGCCGGTGCTCGAGAACGTCCTCGAGGGCGACGCGATCGACCTGTACAAGTTCCCGACGCCGAAGTGGCACGATCAGGACGGGGGGCGGTATATCGGGACCGCGGTGGCCGACGTGACGCGCGACCCCGATTCGCAGTGGATCAACTTCGGCACCTACCGGGTGATGATCCACGACCGCAACCGCGCCGGGCTGTACATCTCGCCCGGAAAGCACGGCCGCCTGCACCGCGACAAGTACTTCAGCCGCGGCGAGGCGATGCCGGTGCTGGCGATCGTCGGCATGGACCCGATCCTCTTCCTGGCGAGTTGTCTCGAGATCCCGCTCGGCGTGAGCGAGTACGAGTGGGCGGGGGCGGTGAAGGGCGGCCCGGTGGAGGTCATCCGCGGGCGGCACACCGGGCTCCCGCTGCCGGCGCACGCGGAGATCGTCATCGAGGGATTCGTGCACCCGAACGCGCGGCTCATGGAGGGGCCCTTCGGCGAGTGGACCGGCTACTACGCGAGCGGCAGCCGCGAGGAGCCGGTCATCGACGTGAAGGCGATCTACCACCGGAACGACCCCATCCTCATGGGGTGCCCGCCCGAGAAGCCGCCGTACGAGGCGCACCATTTCCGGAAATATCTCCGGTCCGGGTTGCTGCGCAAGGCGCTCAAAGATGCCGGCGTCCCCGGCATCACCGGCGTGTACTGCCATCCGGTCGGCGGCTGCCGGCTCCTGTACATCGTCGCCATCAAGCAGATGTACCCGGGCCACGCCCGGCAGGCCGGACTGCTCGCCTCGCAGGTGCGCGCGGGCGCCTACCTCAACCGCATGGTGGTCGTGGTCGACGAGGACATCGACATCACCGACCTCAACGACGTGATGTGGGCCGTGCTGACGCGGGCGGACCCGGACGGCGATTACGAAATCATCCGCCGGTGCTGGAGCGGGCCGCTCGATCCCGCGATTCACCCGGATCACAAGGGCTTCAATTCCCGGGTCATCATCGACGCGACGCGGCCGTGGGAGTGGAAGGAGCGGTTTCCGGTTCCCATCGGGCCGGACCCCGAATACAAGCGGCAGACGCGCGAGCGGTGGGGGTGGCTCCTGCGGGGGGACGGGCCGCCCGCCGCGCCCTGA
- a CDS encoding class II aldolase/adducin family protein codes for MSDADPHTLKSTLVTAIRLLAAEGLMDMNGHLSARLSGTNHLLINSRRAGRSTVGPEDIVTVDLDGRPAGGDGEPPIETPIHTRIYAARPDVQCVAHLHPAVATAFTVADRPLVPVFQLGAIFPTQGLPVYDDPDLIRTNEDADAVARVLGSGRAALLRGHGAVVVADDIETCFTTAIWLEENAKQQLLASALGTPRPFPDEVVRRVRESLWHRPIVLKTWDHYVAKSRREGIL; via the coding sequence GTGTCCGACGCCGATCCTCACACGCTCAAGAGCACTCTCGTCACCGCGATCCGGCTGCTGGCCGCGGAAGGGCTCATGGACATGAACGGGCATCTGAGCGCGCGGCTGTCCGGAACGAATCATCTGTTGATCAACAGCCGCCGGGCGGGCCGCAGCACCGTGGGGCCGGAGGACATCGTGACCGTCGATCTCGACGGCCGGCCCGCCGGGGGAGACGGGGAACCGCCGATCGAGACGCCGATTCACACGCGCATCTACGCGGCGCGTCCGGACGTGCAGTGCGTCGCCCATCTCCATCCGGCCGTCGCGACCGCGTTCACCGTTGCCGATCGGCCGCTCGTCCCGGTGTTTCAGTTGGGCGCCATCTTTCCGACGCAGGGCCTGCCCGTATATGACGACCCGGACCTCATTCGCACGAACGAGGACGCCGATGCGGTGGCGCGCGTATTGGGATCCGGCCGTGCGGCACTCTTGCGCGGCCACGGTGCCGTCGTGGTCGCCGACGACATCGAAACGTGCTTCACGACCGCGATCTGGCTGGAGGAAAATGCGAAGCAGCAACTCCTGGCGTCCGCGCTCGGCACCCCGCGGCCGTTCCCCGACGAGGTCGTCCGCCGGGTCCGGGAGAGCCTCTGGCACCGGCCGATCGTCTTGAAGACCTGGGACCACTACGTCGCCAAGAGCCGGCGGGAAGGGATCCTCTAA